One part of the Glycine max cultivar Williams 82 chromosome 14, Glycine_max_v4.0, whole genome shotgun sequence genome encodes these proteins:
- the LOC100781047 gene encoding golgin subfamily A member 6-like protein 7, which yields MAFSALLRPSSSPSHSQLFCSVRFNRRHRSSSRVGFASNGRRRVRRLRNNNDVTVSVRSVLNDNRPSASVNDDYGAAESARVLFERLFTQNRMTGDEPDLRILESDLKAALAALKMKEDHLMEAERMVLLENSKLKLTKEELERQESEIEAARVRYEKLEEEMKETTVKLVSQAGQIEELKLRVRDRDSEINAVKYALGLKEGEVEKMRVELEERSREAVDFDNELREKGRILDEANEVMKKQEAELEELKRAVREKEKEIEVLLVEREVEREKLRVAEANLEKQAMDWMLAQEELKRLGEDATRHAEESSETLEDFRRVKKLLNDVRSELVSSQQALASSRSKMEEQERLLEQQLSELGEQRVSVMSYMENLKDAQIEVESERKKLRVAESRNRELERDLKMEKELISELEEELKKERTSLEQAVKEVAFLQEELEKKNAEFRETSAVLQVRESELVDAKLEIQRLKSEKASLQGILEEKDLELSNAKKMLGEINQEISDLKMLMNSKETQFIEATNMLREKDEQLKMIQNKLNNTNQKGF from the exons ATGGCTTTCTCCGCTTTACTTCGCCcttcctcttctccttctcaCTCTCAG TTGTTTTGCTCTGTTAGGTTCAATAGGAGGCATCGTAGTAGTAGCCGGGTAGGTTTCGCGTCGAACGGCAGAAGAAGAGTTCGTCGTTTACGGAACAACAATGATGTGACCGTTAGCGTTAGGTCGGTGTTGAACGACAACAGGCCTAGCGCTAGCGTGAACGACGATTACGGGGCGGCGGAGTCTGCTAGGGTTTTGTTCGAGAGGCTGTTCACGCAGAACCGGATGACCGGAGATGAACCGGATCTTCGGATTCTTGAATCGGATCTCAAGGCGGCACTGGCGGcattgaagatgaaggaggatcACTTGATGGAAGCGGAGAGGATGGTGTTGTTGGAGAATAGTAAGTTGAAGCTCACGAAGGAGGAGCTGGAGCGGCAAGAGAGTGAAATTGAGGCTGCTAGGGTTAGGTATGAGAAGCTCGAGGAGGAGATGAAGGAGACCACGGTTAAATTGGTTTCTCAGGCGGGACAGATTGAGGAGCTGAAGCTTAGGGTTAGGGATCGCGATAGCGAGATCAATGCAGTGAAGTATGCGCTGGGGTTGAAGGAGGGTGAAGTGGAGAAAATGAGGGTTGAATTGGAGGAAAGGAGTCGTGAGGCTGTGGATTTTGATAATGAGCTTAGAGAGAAGGGGAGGATTTTAGATGAGGCAAATGAGGTTATGAAGAAACAGGAGGCTGAGCTTGAGGAGCTGAAGAGGGCGGTtcgagagaaagagaaggagaTTGAGGTTTTGTTGGTCGAGAGGGAGGTTGAGAGGGAGAAGCTGAGGGTTGCTGAGGCAAATTTGGAGAAGCAGGCAATGGATTGGATGCTGGCGCAGGAGGAGCTTAAGAGGCTGGGAGAGGACGCTACTAGGCATGCTGAGGAGAGTAGTGAGACACTGGAAGATTTCAGGAGGGTGAAGAAGCTTCTCAATGATGTGAGGTCTGAATTGGTTTCGTCTCAACAGGCGTTGGCGTCTTCCAGAAGTAAAATGGAGGAGCAGGAGCGGTTGTTGGAACAGCAGCTGAGTGAGCTTGGGGAGCAGAGGGTAAGTGTGATGTCATACATGGAAAATTTGAAGGATGCACAGATAGAAGTGGAGAGTGAGAGAAAGAAACTCAGGGTTGCAGAGTCTCGTAACAGAGAGCTTGAACGGGATCTGAAGATGGAAAAGGAGCTTATTAGTGAGTTGGAGGAGGAGCTGAAGAAAGAGAGGACTTCTTTGGAGCAGGCAGTCAAAGAAGTGGCTTTTCTTCAAGAGgaattggagaaaaaaaatgctgAGTTTAGAGAAACAAGTGCTGTTCTTCAGGTCAGAGAGTCAGAGCTTGTTGATGCTAAGCTAGAAATCCAGCGTTTGAAATCTGAAAAGGCTTCTCTTCAGGGTATATTGGAGGAGAAAGACTTGGAGCTTTCCAATGCTAAGAAGATGCTGGGGGAAATTAACCAGGAAATCTCTGatcttaagatgcttatgaacAGTAAAGAAACACAGTTCATTGAAGCAACTAATATGCTAAGGGAGAAAGATGAGCAATTGAAGATGATCCAGAACAAGTTGAATAATACAAACCAGAAAGGCTTTTGA